The genomic interval CCCGTGACGTCCCTTCcgatctctgcatgcgcatcttGAAAAGAAACTCGATGTCGCgatttcgccttctcgcgatCGACCTCGCCGCGGTGGAGTCGGTTCGTCTCTCCGGCAAGCGCAGAGCAGCGGCGACTCACGCTGGAAGAGTCGCTCGTGGAGTCCGAAAAAAAATGCAGAAACTGCGTGAGATGGCTGCGAAAAAGGCGCTCTCTGGAACTCGCTAGAGACGCCCGgtccttctcccttcgctgGCGATTCAAGCGACTCTCCTCCGCGTCTGGCTCTCCGCGGCTCTCGAGAAAACTCACGAGCAGAGCCTCGAGCGCGGCCGAAGTGTGCAGAAGCTTCTCCACCGGCTCTAAATGCGAAATGGCCTCTGGAACGCTCTCGCTCGCTTCCCTgttctcgcgcctctctgtcgccacggaggacagagacagggaggaagaaacgccgagAGAAATCGTCTCCTGCGCCTCCATGCAAAATGTCGAAGGCAACCCCCGGATACATCGCAGCGACGTCTCAATGTGCACGCAACTCCCCGATCTGAAAAAACAAGCGaagcaaacgcatgcataGGAAGATGTAGATGATGGTCACGTATAGCTGTATACGAGTACGAATAGTTAATGCAAATCTATGTGAAGACGgacatagatagatagatacagatatagatagatagagatatagatagatatagatatagatagatagatagagatagagatatagacagatatagatatagatagatatagatatagatagatagatagatagatagatagatagatagatacatagatacatagatagatagatagatagatagagatagagatagagatagatagagatatagatagagatagatatagatagatatagactGTTATAGGGGCGAAAGCAGTATGGTATTTGTAGCTGGGGAGACGACACCTTCTTTTCAAAGTGGGCAAACGACTTCCGCGTCGTTGATCTTCTAGAGCGAAGTCAGGCCAGGGGAAGGTGAAAGAGAACAAATGGACGCCACGCATACACCTACGCATGATGAGAATGAGGGGGCGAGAGACGAGCTTCAAACTCGATGGCGGAGACACCGGGGGAGCGTCGGCGGCGCCGGGCGCGTTTGCCTTCTGCCGCGACTTCGACGAGACCGACGACGACGCACGGCTTCTCAGGttcctcggtgtctccggTTCTTTGAAAGAGTCCATCTTCCTCGTCATTTTGGGAGTCTGCATCGAAGACGACGTCggcctcgccgtcgctcACAGGCAAAAAGGCGTCGAAGTCTGAGGGATCTGCCCACGTCCACGACGCTTGCTGGTTCACCGAGGAGCAGAGACCGTAGGTCGCGAGCGCCGCCAgagtcgctgtctccttcttctgctcctccaagaggagacgccgcgctGAGGCAAGGGAGACACCCCACAGCCCCGGAGCCGCGGAGCTCGAGAGGCTTTGAGAGgggcgagacggagacggcgGCGCAGCGCGTGAAACCGAGGGCGAGGAACCGACCGAGGAGGCTGGAGAACTTGCATGCGAAGTCGCTCGTGTCTGCACAGACTCGACGAGGCCGTGTGCGgttgaggagagaaagccgagagacagaatcgagaaagagacgcggGGACTGACGGGACGCGCTTCAAGAAGCAGGAGCGAGCGGAGCAGGCACGCAttcccttctctgcctcggcctccccgagttgtcttttcttccatcCCTCAGTGTTCGGTGGTCGGAGCGTCTCCGCGAGAGGGGGACGAAACAACTGCGGCAAACCAGCgcgcgaaggaaaaaaggaaagagagaaaatgcagGGGGAAGACCAGTGAACCTCCTGCCTACAGTCGCGCGTGGAACCACGAGTTGGGGCGTGGAGGGGTTGGCCGTGCTGCCGGATAGCCCAATGGAAAAGCAGAGTCAGCagacaaagaggaacaaAAGACGAACGGTGAACGGACTTCAGCGCGGGAAATGGCACAAAAACGACCTCGTCTGGCAAGAAAAAGCCAAATCCGTTCGTCGATTTTTGAGTCGATCGGCGGGCACCGCGTTCGCGTGAATGCCGACTCCATGCGAATCTCTCCCTTAAAAGAAAGGGGACAGCTGGCTCTTGCTCGTTcagtcgcttctcttccaaaaaaaaggaaaaacataAGTGACAGCTTTCGGCACTCCAATGTGTCGGCCGCCTCTTGTCTCAGTCTGTGCGCGTCGAGCATGCACTCTGTGCATCTGAGCTTTCTGCGGCTGTGCAGTAGAATGCAGTAAAGAGCGCGAAGATGTACaagcaagagacagaaaaaggaagaacgatAGCATCTGAGGTTGTTGAATTGTTAGAAGAACGAGCAAggacgaaaaacgaagaatgGTGGGGTTTCCTTACAGCTTTCTGCGTGCATCTCGTGCAGAACAAGTCGCGGAGTGTCTGGCGGCTGCTCTCGCGTGGGACTGCTGGCTGGCATAGACGTCGGAAACAAGACGCTGTCAAGATGCAATAAAAAACAATAAAGAGCCTGCATATAAACGAGCAGCTGAAAAAGATGAAAATGGCGAATGAGAAAGCCGAGTCTCAACCCCCAAGCTCGCGGTGGCGGGACCACACGAACAAACAGATCAGCCAGCAGGGGAACGCTGGAACCCTGCGAGCACGAGCAACTGCAATGTGACCGAAACACCCAAGTGTACTGCtgctcgtctgcttcttcgtaATTCAATTTTTGTACATGAAAGATCCAAAAGGCGGCCAGCGGCCACCACCAAGCCAACAGGATGTCAGCCATGAAGCAGCCTGTACCAAATGGTGCTGCGGAATCGACATGGCGTGAAATGTGTGGAGTCTAGGAAAAGAACAAACGGCGAATCTCCGAATAAAAAACCAGATCACGACTACAAAGTGGCTGACAAAAACCAGCAAGACACTTCCCCTGAGCGACACCCGTCTGCCGCGCCAGCATCACACTTTTTTCCGTGTTGTTGTCTCAAACCACCGTATGCGTGATCTAATGAAGTAGAGTGTTGGTCCATACGAACCGTTCGTCGTTCTGTCTTccgcctctgttttcttctaTTTGCTTCTCcacgcctctctccaccttgCTACGTACTTTATTTTCCACATCCTTATCGTCCTAAAGTGTTGTGTGCGCGGCGATCCCCTGCCAACGATCGCGTCCGCTCACGGCTCAAGCGAGACAAGTGCTCAGACACGACTGAGGGTGGCAGAACAAGAGAACAGTCCGTTCCatgcgaagagaaggagacaagcgaaCAGTCCACGCGCATAAGGATTTTCCCTGCAACTCTGGGGCCAGAAAGTCGAGCTTCGGTGACGGGAACTTGAAAGTTTCTGATTTGCGTGGCTCCCGTGCAGCGTTTCCTTCGAACACCGGGTCCCTCTGGCGACTGGCTGCTTTCTCCGTATTTCATGAGGAGCAAACAAGGCGAATTCGCTCGTTTACTGCTGTATTCCCTTTTCCCAGCCTGTCCCGTAGAAAGACTAGAACCGCAGACGAGTTCTGAAAACGAAAGTCTCCTAACGCCCACACGGCTGAGGGCCTCGCAAGCACCCGTACCTCGGAACAATCCGTTGTAGCCGGTTGACCACTTACAGCTAAACAGAATTCGTGAGCGAGTAGTGTGCTGTGTAACTGACACCCTGCATCCATGGCCAGTCTGCTGTGATGGAGGACCCTGAACGCTTTTCACAACCCTTGTCACTCCAGAGATTCACTTGCACAGACTCAAAGTGTCCCCACGTGACAGGCGGTAACAGTCACTGTAGAGACCATGCTGTCGCTTACGAGAACTGTTCTTCTGGAACTCCCGCGTCCTTCACTCCGCTACCTCACATCCCAATTTCACCGAGAAGCCCCGCTGATTTTTAGGGTCGTCCGAACTCTGCACCACAGTTCCTTGGAAAGTCGCCGTGGGTCCGTGCATGATGACCATGCCTAAAGTGCTGTTTTGATTCGGAGACGGATTCCTGAAACCTCGAGCGTGCTGCTCGGTTTCTGCGGGGTTCGTGTGTCCACTCACTCGACAGAAATAAAAAGAAAGCATCTGATGGGCAGATTCCGACCAGACCAAAGAGCGGCGTTCTGTGACACGTGGGGGAACTTATTCAGAACGCCGCTGCTTACGGAAAGCAACTGCGGCCGCGAGCGATGcgctgcggtgtctgtacaccccagtCGAATCGGGAGGGAGCTGGCATTCTGTGTCTAACTTCAGACAATTTGGACAACGGTGGATGCTGCAGTTGTGTCAAACGCACGCGGACCGTCATGCCCCGTGGATCAGGGGCGTGTGCCCGTGCGTAGCAAGTGACCCAGCGACCTCCCGCGTCACTTTGCGGTTCAGGCCCCTTATGGTTATGGTATCCTGCGACGTCTGAACTCTGCAGTGTCTCAGGCAGTGGACGAAGCATCCCCCAGTTAGTACGAAAAAGACATGCCTCCATGCCTTTTCTTCACCTGAAGGGATAACGGCAAGCTGTCAAGTTAAGGGTAAGCGTAAAACATTTTCTTCAAAGTTCCCCACCTAATCCTGTATTTGACTTCTCCGCCTTGCCGCCTGCTTCCCCCTCTTACCCCCCCCGAAAAACGTCCCGATTCTCCTCACACATCGTTCTCGTTTCCAAAGTATGTACGCCACGCACATCCTCTATATATGCCTTCCTCATTCATGAGCCATTTCGCTGACACATGCCGTTGTCCCGTTCTGCTCTGCAGCGATGGTGAGCTCTGATTCTTGTCAGTGGCAACCGCCGTGCGGGTTTACATCGAGAAAGCAtagaggcagcagagacgaagtaAACGCGAAACTGAGGAGCAACAGCGAAAACGGAAGCGTGGAGGTCAGAGCAGACGGTAGAAGGAACTCGAAGccccagaaaaagagaaaagaacacgACGATGGCACGGAAAAGACGAAGGTAGTGACcaaacagagagggaagagaggaccAGGCATggggaaaagcgaaacacacaagagacggaagagaaaacaattgggaaggcgaagaaaccGAGGCGGGAGGATGGGAGAccccaggagacagcgagaaaaggcaggTGACACAAAAGGGAAGGAGCGAATCCGCTAAACAAGAGACGAACAGGATCAAGAGGAACGCCATGTGAGGAGAAGTGAGGGAAGGCAGGAAGATGGATAtgagacaagaaaacagagatatTTCTTCAAAGAATGTGTTAAAGAGACCTGCTCGAGAAGCAAGCTCGCTCGCCGGTCACGCGCTGCGTGCGTTCCCCTGAATTGAGACGTGAGTGCCTTttgctgtgtctcctccatcACATCGGTTacctcttttttttcctcggGGTATCCAACGAAAGTGTTCGCTTCCGCTTTCCGCAGAGGCCTTCTTTTTCCGGGAAACCTTCTCTGCCTTAAAGTAGAGCAGCAAAAAAAAACGCTTTCTTCCCTGGTGTCGTTTTCCGGTGCATGTACAGCTCTCCCGGAGTGGCCTTTATAAAGATGGCTGCCTGCTCCGGCTTGCTACATTCGCTGCGAAATTCCCAAGGGACAGAGACGGTGTGTCTGCCAAGATGTGTGTTGGTGCAGAACCAGCGGATGtaactggagagagaggatggGTGGAAAGCAGGGGGCAACCGGGGCAATCATAGCGCAACAAAGACTGCAAGTCCAGCTGCTGGTTCACTGCGGTAGGATTTCGCGGTTTCCACTTCCGCGTCGAGCGGGCGTCCTTTGTTCTCGACTTCACATCTTCACAGAACGTCCTCCTCTGCGTTGTTGTTCCTCGCCATTCACCACACcattcttttcttcctggACACAGGCCGCCggtcttttcctctctggctGTTCGTCCACTGAGCGTCGTCGGCAGAGGAAGATTGAACGGGAGACCTGGCAAGCTTAGATGGAGCGTTTTGTGGAGgcaagagggagacaaggaaaTGTGAAGATCGATAGCTATGTGACGACATGTTCACCTCAGTGCTCGCTCGTCTGCAACGCCCCTGAAAGAGTGCCTCCTTTGTATCGCTTTGAAAGGTCTTCAAAGGCGCACGCAAacacatgcacagaaaaaacgtctTCTCCAGGGATTGAGTATGGCGAGAAGGTTTGACAGCGATGGGGTCGCCCGACCTCGTCGCGAAGCGTGggttctctttcctcctaCGTTCTGTAGGCGTTTCCATCTTCTTGTCTTGCTCCTCGTATCTGTCTCAGCTGTGCCGCTTGGCACTTCGCAGGATGCAGTGATCTCGGGGGAGCGTcccccttcttttctccgtgaCGAACTCGATTTCTCCCCTCACTCTCTTTCGTCGCCCCTTTCCCACTCCTCTCACTATCCCCTGCATTCTCCTCATTCGCCGTATTCTTCCTCCGCTCCTCTTCCCCCGCAGTCTTCTCATTCGTCTCCCCATCCTCCCTCTGCCTTTTCCCCTCATGCGCGgagtttcctgtctcctgcagACGAAGGCCGGGGACAGGGAGAGGTCCTGGAGGAGGCCAGGACGCACACTCGAGCACAGCCCGACGAAGTGGCGGGGCGATTGAGACCCACCGTCTATCCGGAGTACTGCCTCAAATGCGGCGAGTCGCTTATCAATCGCCGAGCTGTACCTCCGTTGTCCGACGAGAGTCAGAGGCTacctctgcttcttgtgCAAGTAAGGCATCAGTTCCTGCCCTCAGGGTCGCGTGGGCGCCCCCTGAGATTGCTGTCGTTCcagtttgtctcttttctcccgacCTTCacgctcctctcttcttggcttcagcttctccgtgtttgctgtctccatcttcttccaCCCTTGTCTGGCGCCTGGCTGCTCGTGCTCGCCTTGTCACTCTGTTCAACCTTCTCAGTCCTCTCACTCTTCTTTCGCATGTCTTTCCGCCTCCTcacttcctcctccctttgCTGCGCCTTCTGTGTGCCTGTTCTGGCTCGAGTTCCGCCCTCGGTGTCCAGCGTTTGTGGTATGCGAGTGCCTGTTCCAAGCATGCAGCTCCGTTGTTCTGTctgctgtacgtacacccggcCGCTGCAGGTCCACGCCGTCGTCCGCCACGGCTCCCGTTCACCCTACGCAGGTGACTGCTGGAGATgggcgaagagaagctcgggagaagaaactggcTTTTCTGGAACGGGCGACCCGAGAAAACCAAGAGACACAACCGACTCGGACAACTCGAGTTCGTCCCCcgtcctctttcctttcttgctGAGGAGAAATGGGCCGAACAAGCcgggaggcgaagcaggtgaaggcgcagcgaggcgagacagcaGGTCCGAGGCATCCCTTGCAGGAGGTCCagcaaaagacagagaagacagagtcATTGAGGAAGACGAtacagaggaggaagatacagaggaagacgatacggaagaggaagatacagaggaagaagatacGGAAGAGGGTCAAGGCAGCACGGAGAGAGatgaacaggagagagacgatgaagacgagCAAGAGGGCGACTCTTTGGAAGTTAGTGCATACAGGGAAggcgtttcgcttctgcttcaTCCCCCTTCAATTTTACAAGCCGCAACAACAGTCCTTTCTGGCTTCGCATCTGAAAGGGGAGCTCCGGCGTCTCTGGAGGGATCGtatgcttctctctcagggACGCGGACAGCGTTGGAAGACACGCGGGAGCCGCTCGGATAtcttttcttccccctctcctccttcggcTCCTGTGTGGCCTCTCTCGTCACCTCTATGGCGTCGTTGTTCTCCTCTGTGGCGTCatttttctcctctgtggCGTCTGTTGTCCCTTGGTGTTTCGTTGCTTCTCGCATGTCGCACGAATCTCCTCGTCCGTCTGCGAGCCCATCGACTAAcgcggcagagaaaggaaagaagacacaaaggacggagcgaaggagacgtcGCAGAGGGAACCGGCACCACGGAGACGCGAGGTGGACGAGATCTCGCACGAGACCATGGAACTGTCTTTTCGAAGAAGgcggcttttttctctctaaAAGTAGGCGCgttgctgtttcttcgttgaAACAACCAGCTGAACAGGGACATGGCCAATTCTGCAGAACACAGGGTCGTTCCTCCACCCACCGGTCCCTCCTTCATTGCCCTCTAGTGCAGCTCCGCCTCTTccgggaggcgagagacctcttccctcttgtcttgttttccgtgtcttcttctcccctttcgcctcctctATTTTCCACAcattctccttcttctctttgtcacTCTCACCGTtcccctcgtttttctcaaagtcctcgtttttctcctttctggcTAATTCtcttgcttcgtcttcttccaattttctttcttcttcgcctgcgttcttctccaacCGCTACCTCCACTCAGACGGGTGACTGTCCACTGATCCATCTTGGTCTCCAGATGGCGCGCGAGTGACCGTCCTGCCAGCGTCTGCTCTGTTGTGCGTGGGCAAGTGAGGGGGAAAGCCGGCGCGCGCGACTAAAACGGATCGACAGATGCTTCTCACGGTGTCTTCCGTTCTGTGTGTAGCTGGCGATGCGTCGCCGACGTTCGTTCGGCACTTCGACATCAAGCCCCGCAAAAGTTCCCTCGGAGGCTCCTGCCAGCCGGCTGACCTTCTGGCGGAAGGCAGAGACCAGCTGATTCAGATCGGAGCCCTCCTGCGGAGCGCCTACGTGCTTCAGACGCCTGAGGGGCCTCACGCGCCGGCCGCGCCTTCgccgagcgaggagagaaggagccaTCGTGCAGGTGGAGACTGGGATGGTCTCTCACAAAGCGGCCGGGGAAGCGCGGACACCAAAGACCAGCCACAGAAAACCACAGAGACAACACCGCTGAACCCTCCAGGAGGCTCTCCATCTCCTGCCTCTGACTCTCCACttgcctgtctgtctgttgaaggcctgtctccgttccctGACCCATTTCTGTTTACGGACGAAGAGCTCTCAGACCAGCAGTCTTGGGCGACGTACTTGAGAAGCACCGACACGGAGAGGACGACAGCGTCGGGAACGTTTTTGCTTCAGGCCTTCACGGCCCCGTGGGCGCGAGGGCGACCGCTGGCGGAGACTGAAGACGCAGCCTTTgagaaagaggcaagaaGAGCGATCCcgatttctctcgctgtccaCGTGCAGGAACATCTTCGGGACTCTCTCATTGTTCATTGGGAGCGCGCGGAGCTGGCAAGCATGTTGCGCGAGGCGGTTGAGAGCCCAGGCTTCCGGGATCTGCAAACGCGTCACGCGCCGCTTTACGAGAGAGTGAGCAGATGCGCATGGCGTAGGCAACAAGACATCGGTTGGAGCAGGACTCGCCTGGGTGAAGCGTTGGGAGCGAGACCGCATCTGCTTGCATGTGCGGATGACGATGCGTGGTCGAGCTCTGATCTCTTTGACTGCGGTGTATTGGCGTCCTTCTCACAAGTGTGTGTTAGCGTCGAAGATTTTTCTGAGAGCGAAAACAAGCGACTCGGCCGCTGTCCAGTTTTCGGTCTCGTCTCGGAGTGTTTCttggcttttctctgtcattttctgtgtgcttcttcgttcttccacCCTCACGAATTCCGTCTCTTCACTGGCGTCGTTATAGAAGAAACGTCTAAcagttttcgtctctctatCCTGTGCGTAGAATGGTGTTTCAAGAAGCTGTAACGAGACCGGTGTAAGTCGAGAAAGGCGATTCAAAAGCCTCGCACACAACGTTCGGGTCTCTGACTTTTTGCCAAGAGTTGTAACGTCTCAGTCTTGTGTCGGCCATGTGATGGTTCGCCTGCCTTCGCTCCGGGGTGCGACACTCGAAACtcggttctctcttctcctccgtgcAGACGAGACTGCCGGGGCCTCACTacgttccttcttctgtgtctctcttcctcttctgtatCTGTGGTCACCTCAGTGCACTCTGGCCGCCTCATGTTGCTctgctcttctgcttcgcttcgtagttttctctctgttgatCTCCCGTCACTTCACTCGTGTCTCGCACTCTCTTCCGTCTGGTACGCCTGTCTAGTCTTCTcatgctctctcttctcacaACGCTCCCTCCATCTGACGCCGCGCTTTTCACATTTTTTCGACTCTTCTTGCTCTGTGTTTCCGCCTCTCCCTGCAGATTCGAGCAGTGCTGGGTTTGTCGTCTTTGCCGGAGCTCCTCGCGGGGCCGTGGCCGGACCGGCTTTTCGACTGCCTCATgacggctgcatgcaacgacaGAGTCGACGAAATCCCCATGCCTATGCGGCCAGCGTCTGTCCCTGTTCGCGTAGACGGCggacgagaaacgcggagtGAACCGGAAAAACAGAGCGCATTGCCCGACACCCAAGGAGACGAGTCTCGGGGGATGCATCGCACTATCAagacggcgacgaaggaaCTAAGGACGGACGCCACTTCGCACATCGCCCGTGTTTcaccttctccgtctctctcacgtctgtcgtcttctgccgccgcttctccttcttctggtTCAGAAGCCGtatctccgtcttcttcagagggcgttgcttctcttcgttcaggcctctcgccttcctcagcTTCAGAGCGCCTTCTTGATTCGACTTCCGAAGCTTCGCCGTCGTTCTTTGAGGAGATCGTGAGCGCTGTAGAAGCCGAAGAGGCGTTTCTCCACTCCTGGCGCGGCGGCCTCCTGTCTTGGATGGCCATTCAGAAGTTCTTCCGCGTCCTCGCGCGTTCGCTTCAGCAGGCGACGGCTGCGCCAGCCAGCGCCGCCCTCGCTGCCTTCCGGCAgcgcctcgcctcttctccctcgactCGAATGCACGCAGTCACTCTATCTGCAACGCAGCGCAAAGGGtctgaagaggagaagaaaggagaggctgaaacgacacagagagccGAGCAGCGGGAATGTGAAGGAACGATGACCGAGAAAGCAAGGCGGACTCTAGAGGCGTTCAACGCTggcttgcatgcgctcaaAAGGcaacaagaggaagaccggacttctcgctttttcgtgTACGCCACTCACGACACAACGCTCGCCGCAATTCTCGGCGCTCTCGGCGTCGACGACTTGCGCTGGCCGCCGTACGCCGCGACGTTCCTCCTCGAGGTGTACACACACTTgacggaagagagcgaagcaggGGAAGCGAGCGAGGGCGCGAAGGTCGTTCCAGATGCCATGCCAGAGAAATCCAGGAAAAACGGTCgccagagaacgcgaaggcaGTCGAGCGAAGGAAACCGAGTTGTGCGTGTTATTTGGAATGGGTACGCGTGCGTTGttgttctgcctcttcgatttctcttccgtcgcCTTGCCCCGAGAGTGGCTTCGCTGTCAACatgactcttcttcttgccttgatgcgtctctccctcgtctgcggtttcgttccttcttctcctttcttcgtctttctctggagCGTCTGTGTGTCATCGAGGTCTCCTCTTGTCCCCAG from Toxoplasma gondii ME49 chromosome VIIa, whole genome shotgun sequence carries:
- a CDS encoding eIF2 kinase IF2K-C (encoded by transcript TGME49_204090~Gene product name based on ToxoDB Community Expert Annotation.) is translated as MADILLAWWWPLAAFWIFHVQKLNYEEADEQQYTWVFRSHCSCSCSQGSSVPLLADLFVRVVPPPRAWGLRLGFLIRHFHLFQLLVYMQALYCFLLHLDSVLFPTSMPASSPTREQPPDTPRLVLHEMHAESFVSSPSRGDAPTTEH
- a CDS encoding histidine acid phosphatase superfamily protein (encoded by transcript TGME49_204080), whose protein sequence is MARRFDSDGVARPRREAWVLFPPTFCRRFHLLVLLLVSVSAVPLGTSQDAVISGERPPSFLRDELDFSPHSLSSPLSHSSHYPLHSPHSPYSSSAPLPPQSSHSSPHPPSAFSPHARSFLSPADEGRGQGEVLEEARTHTRAQPDEVAGRLRPTVYPEYCLKCGESLINRRAVPPLSDESQRLPLLLVQVHAVVRHGSRSPYAGDCWRWAKRSSGEETGFSGTGDPRKPRDTTDSDNSSSSPVLFPFLLRRNGPNKPGGEAGEGAARRDSRSEASLAGGPAKDREDRVIEEDDTEEEDTEEDDTEEEDTEEEDTEEGQGSTERDEQERDDEDEQEGDSLEVSAYREGVSLLLHPPSILQAATTVLSGFASERGAPASLEGSYASLSGTRTALEDTREPLGYLFFPLSSFGSCVASLVTSMASLFSSVASFFSSVASVVPWCFVASRMSHESPRPSASPSTNAAEKGKKTQRTERRRRRRGNRHHGDARWTRSRTRPWNCLFEEGGFFLSKTGDASPTFVRHFDIKPRKSSLGGSCQPADLLAEGRDQLIQIGALLRSAYVLQTPEGPHAPAAPSPSEERRSHRAGGDWDGLSQSGRGSADTKDQPQKTTETTPLNPPGGSPSPASDSPLACLSVEGLSPFPDPFLFTDEELSDQQSWATYLRSTDTERTTASGTFLLQAFTAPWARGRPLAETEDAAFEKEARRAIPISLAVHVQEHLRDSLIVHWERAELASMLREAVESPGFRDLQTRHAPLYERIRAVLGLSSLPELLAGPWPDRLFDCLMTAACNDRVDEIPMPMRPASVPVRVDGGRETRSEPEKQSALPDTQGDESRGMHRTIKTATKELRTDATSHIARVSPSPSLSRLSSSAAASPSSGSEAVSPSSSEGVASLRSGLSPSSASERLLDSTSEASPSFFEEIVSAVEAEEAFLHSWRGGLLSWMAIQKFFRVLARSLQQATAAPASAALAAFRQRLASSPSTRMHAVTLSATQRKGSEEEKKGEAETTQRAEQRECEGTMTEKARRTLEAFNAGLHALKRQQEEDRTSRFFVYATHDTTLAAILGALGVDDLRWPPYAATFLLEVYTHLTEESEAGEASEGAKVVPDAMPEKSRKNGRQRTRRQSSEGNRVVRVIWNGQSVTHAVRGCAEASAAASLPRDLCPLSALLDALLVPPVAAEHLATAENEAALREGRDVNGSRRSEGARRDEATPHSSSADAGEGRQALGGREQTKEDEKEKPTREEKKPAQRPKTKKEQRRKKEQNSHVNTKAQEKKAQEERGESRARGGEKRTHVEGSRGSSGQASSFDASRFDGFTSELR